A genomic window from Paucibacter sp. KCTC 42545 includes:
- the rlmD gene encoding 23S rRNA (uracil(1939)-C(5))-methyltransferase RlmD produces MIQDSEWLKVESIDLDAQGVAHKTDGKVVFIEGALPGEEVQVTTGRKKNSWEQGTMTAMRHESSQRVTPGCPHFGLHAGACGGCKMQHLHAGAQVAVKQRVVEDNLWHLGKVKAETLLRPIEGPTWGYRYRARFSVRYVPKKAQVLIGFHERKSRYVADMQVCKVVPQRVSDLLMPLRDLIASMDERDRLPQIELAMGDSVIALVLRNLNPLPDADKARLRDFAAKHDVQWWLQPKGPDTVHLLDEGGAQLAYSLPEFGVVMPFKPTDFTQVNPHINAVLVGRALRLLDVQKDERVIDWFCGLGNFTLPLATKAREVLGIEGSETLVQRSRENARANGLAEKTSFEARNLFEMTPALLAADGVADKWLVDPPRDGAFALAKAVADIAQDPSLAPGWQPPKRIVYVSCNPSTLARDAGLLVNVAGYRCTAASAVNMFPHTSHVESIAVFELDSGN; encoded by the coding sequence ATGATTCAAGATTCAGAATGGCTCAAGGTCGAATCCATCGACCTCGACGCGCAGGGCGTGGCCCACAAAACGGATGGCAAGGTGGTTTTCATCGAGGGCGCATTGCCCGGTGAAGAGGTTCAGGTCACTACCGGCCGTAAAAAAAATAGCTGGGAACAGGGCACGATGACGGCGATGCGGCATGAAAGCTCGCAGCGCGTGACGCCCGGTTGCCCGCACTTTGGCCTGCATGCCGGGGCCTGCGGGGGCTGCAAGATGCAGCACCTTCACGCGGGTGCGCAAGTGGCCGTCAAGCAGCGGGTGGTGGAGGACAACCTCTGGCACTTGGGCAAGGTCAAGGCCGAAACCTTGTTGCGGCCTATTGAAGGGCCAACCTGGGGCTATCGCTACCGCGCTCGATTCTCGGTGCGCTATGTGCCCAAAAAGGCGCAGGTCCTGATCGGCTTTCACGAGCGCAAGAGCCGCTATGTGGCGGATATGCAGGTCTGCAAGGTGGTGCCGCAGCGCGTCAGTGATTTATTGATGCCGCTGCGCGACTTGATCGCCAGCATGGATGAGCGCGACCGTCTGCCGCAAATCGAATTGGCGATGGGTGACTCGGTGATTGCACTCGTGCTGCGCAACCTCAATCCGCTGCCTGATGCGGACAAGGCCCGCTTGCGCGACTTCGCGGCCAAGCATGATGTGCAGTGGTGGTTGCAGCCCAAAGGGCCGGACACGGTGCATTTGCTGGACGAGGGCGGGGCGCAATTGGCTTACAGCCTGCCTGAGTTTGGCGTGGTGATGCCCTTCAAGCCGACCGACTTCACTCAGGTGAATCCCCATATCAACGCCGTCTTGGTCGGCCGTGCGCTGCGCCTGCTGGATGTGCAGAAGGATGAGCGGGTGATCGACTGGTTCTGCGGCTTGGGCAATTTCACTTTGCCCCTGGCCACCAAGGCGCGCGAGGTGCTGGGCATCGAAGGCAGCGAGACCTTGGTGCAGCGCTCGCGCGAGAATGCCCGAGCCAACGGCTTGGCGGAGAAGACAAGCTTCGAGGCGCGCAATCTGTTTGAGATGACGCCGGCCTTGTTGGCGGCCGATGGCGTGGCCGACAAATGGCTGGTCGATCCGCCGCGGGATGGTGCTTTCGCCTTGGCAAAAGCGGTGGCTGATATCGCCCAAGACCCGAGCCTGGCACCTGGCTGGCAGCCGCCCAAGCGGATTGTTTACGTCAGTTGCAATCCGAGCACTCTGGCGCGCGACGCCGGCTTGCTGGTTAATGTGGCCGGCTACCGCTGCACGGCGGCCAGTGCGGTGAATATGTTCCCGCACACCTCACATGTCGAGAGCATTGCGGTGTTTGAACTCGACTCTGGCAATTGA